GTCTGCATGTTATACACTCCTGGTACCCTTTATTTTTTATTTCTTCCAGCATTTTAAGGGGATTTCCTGAACACATAACTGTTCCATTACACAGAATATACCCTCTATCTGCCTGCACATAATCCAGAACCTTGCCTGTATGGGTAATGATAAGGGCTGATTTTCCCTTTTTGCATCTCTCACCCGGGCATTTCAGACCTTCTTCAAGAAGCCCTTGTATTGTCTTTCCGACCTGTTCGATGCTTACAAGGTCCACTCCGGACTCAGGCTCGTCCAGAAGGTAGAGAGTCGGATTCTGGGCTGCAAGCTGCAGAAGTTCGGATCTTTTGATCTCTCCACCTGAAAAACCCACATTTACATCCCTGTCCAGAAAACGCTTCATATCAAGGTTTCCTGCAAGGGTTTCAGGGTCTTTTTTTCCTTTCGAGGCTATTTTTACAAGGTCCCTCAGTTTAATTCCGGACATATCCGGTGGGCGCTGCATCATAATACCCAGCCCGCGGCGGGCTCTTTCGTCTACTGGAAGATTGGTAATATCTTCTCCATTAAACAGTATTCTGCCCTTCACAATCTTGTACTCGCTAAAGCCCATGATTGTCCTCATAAGGGCTGACTTTCCAGCTCCGTTTGGGCCGAAAAGCACATTTGTATACCCTTTTTCAACCTCCAGGTTCACGTCATGAAGCAAAATTTTCCCGTTGACCTCTACAGTCAGGTCTTCTATTTTCAGCATCGATGTTTCTCCCTTTATCTTTAGATACGGTTTCCCCTATCTATTTACCCGTATCTCGAGAAGTAACCGTTAGAATTGAGTTTATTTAATTTATATTTTGGCAGAAATAAAGATGAAATCAGACTGTTCTGGCATCTTTGCCTGATTTCCAGTTATCTGCACTAATTCTTTTATTATTGTTGTAGGACATTGTATTTCTAACCATCCGTTTCTGCAGGGTCTCTCTATCTTTTTAAATTTACTGGAGTTCAAAGAGCATTCCAGCTCTAGTTTCCATATATTTTGAGGGGAAAGCGCTCTTTATTTTTTCCTTATGGACTGTGCAGTGTCCGGCTGCTATCAGTTCCATCTCTTTAAGCCTATCAAACCTATCCCCATCATGCAGCCCGCCAATAATTCCTTTAATATCTCCATAGCACAGAGCAGCATCCATAATCACATCAATCCCCGGATGAGCGCAGCCTGTAAGCACATAGGACCCGTTTTCTGTGCTCAGAACAAGAGACTGCTCTTTTATTTTATCTCCAAGTTCTCCTGTACTCCAGATCCCATTAGATATCTCCACGGCTTCCTTTATCTCTACAAGGTCAGCCTTCTTCTTAATTTCCCTTTTGAGATTCTCTGAAAAAGATGAAGGGACATACACAGTGAGTCCGGGGTTTACATGAAGGATTTCGGGCAGACCCCCTATATGGTCCCAGTGCTGATGGGAAAGGACTAGTTTGCTTATACTGGCTGGATCGACGCCAATTTTCTCCATATGCTTAAGAAGCAGAGTCCCATCCCATCCGGTATCGAAAAGAATGGTCTCTCTGTCTGTTTCAAGTAGAGCCGAAAATCCCCAGCTTCCTGAGAAACCAGGGTTTGCTTCATTATCATATAGAATTGTCAACCTGAGCATCTACCCGCCTCACATTTTCAGTATTGTGCATTTTATTGCGCATTTAATTATTCTAAGTTGTCCGTTCATATTTCTGACATTGTTTGGTAATCCAGTACAGTGGAAATCGGGTTTGTTTCAATTTCAATTCCTGTTTCCTCAAGGGCACAGATCCCGTTAATCCCTCCGACTACCGCAACCCCGAAATTTCCGGTTTCAACCGGAGCTCCAAGTAAAAACTCATCAATATCTCCTGTAGTGATACAGCCTGCAAGACCCACCTTTTCTGCATTTTTCAAAATTTCTTCTGCCATATTATGAGCAGAGGCGTTTATCTGCCGCATATTGGCTAGGATTTTTCCTTCCCCTTTTTCAAGTACCTCAAGAACTGAGGTAGGAGCCCTGTTCATGAAAATCTTTATTGGATCAATGGAAGTCCCACTGTAGGAGATCAGGTCAAGAAAACGTGCCGGTTTATGGTTTTCTATCTGGAGTAATCCTCCATAAGCGGGTTCTACGGGGATACCTGCTTTCAGGAGAAGCCCATCAAAAGTGACACTGCATACGGTAGCAATTCCTATTTTCCCAGGGGGAAGGGGTATTTCAGGTTCCGAGTCTTCTTCAAATATTCTTATCCTCGGGCTTATCATATACCCTGAATGAGCCGTATAAGATATTAGATTAATAACAGTCTCGAAGTCGTCTTTGTCAAAATAAGAAATATTTACCACGACGTCCCCTTTGTCTGTTTCGGGGGTATATGTGGTCCTGAATGCCATTTCTTCGATCCTGGATATTACAAAACCAAAACGGTCCCCTATAAGGGCATCATTCATTTCGCTTTCTCCAAGACTTGTAAGCGTACGCCCGGCATATCCGTGTTTGTGTGTAAACCCTCTCTCATCCAGGATCCTCAGGTGGTAGCGGACAGCCCTCTCTCCTATATCATAGCCCCGGTTGTTCAATTCGTCAGCTATTGCCCGGGCAC
The Methanosarcina sp. WWM596 DNA segment above includes these coding regions:
- a CDS encoding MBL fold metallo-hydrolase, which translates into the protein MLRLTILYDNEANPGFSGSWGFSALLETDRETILFDTGWDGTLLLKHMEKIGVDPASISKLVLSHQHWDHIGGLPEILHVNPGLTVYVPSSFSENLKREIKKKADLVEIKEAVEISNGIWSTGELGDKIKEQSLVLSTENGSYVLTGCAHPGIDVIMDAALCYGDIKGIIGGLHDGDRFDRLKEMELIAAGHCTVHKEKIKSAFPSKYMETRAGMLFELQ
- a CDS encoding ABC transporter ATP-binding protein — its product is MLKIEDLTVEVNGKILLHDVNLEVEKGYTNVLFGPNGAGKSALMRTIMGFSEYKIVKGRILFNGEDITNLPVDERARRGLGIMMQRPPDMSGIKLRDLVKIASKGKKDPETLAGNLDMKRFLDRDVNVGFSGGEIKRSELLQLAAQNPTLYLLDEPESGVDLVSIEQVGKTIQGLLEEGLKCPGERCKKGKSALIITHTGKVLDYVQADRGYILCNGTVMCSGNPLKMLEEIKNKGYQECITCRLMK
- a CDS encoding DUF128 domain-containing protein, with protein sequence MMDPQIERKLIEIMRVIHESDKPIGARAIADELNNRGYDIGERAVRYHLRILDERGFTHKHGYAGRTLTSLGESEMNDALIGDRFGFVISRIEEMAFRTTYTPETDKGDVVVNISYFDKDDFETVINLISYTAHSGYMISPRIRIFEEDSEPEIPLPPGKIGIATVCSVTFDGLLLKAGIPVEPAYGGLLQIENHKPARFLDLISYSGTSIDPIKIFMNRAPTSVLEVLEKGEGKILANMRQINASAHNMAEEILKNAEKVGLAGCITTGDIDEFLLGAPVETGNFGVAVVGGINGICALEETGIEIETNPISTVLDYQTMSEI